One genomic region from Candidatus Afararchaeum irisae encodes:
- a CDS encoding thioredoxin family protein: protein MKPKKVLTVAVLVLGISVAYYSMNAAPVTSDQTYSYHGGTAWHSNYTEAKQIAQEKNKPMLLYFWATWCTYCEDYDQKVYTDEDVRNQLEDYVLVGVNMDRNDEVTERLKREYDANYPPQHVILTPDGETVTEINGYAKKETFLRILKNAKREV, encoded by the coding sequence ATGAAGCCCAAGAAGGTTCTAACGGTTGCAGTCCTCGTTCTAGGCATCTCAGTTGCCTACTACTCGATGAACGCCGCGCCTGTAACGAGCGACCAGACCTACTCGTACCACGGGGGTACAGCGTGGCACTCTAACTACACCGAGGCGAAACAGATAGCACAGGAGAAGAACAAGCCCATGCTTCTCTACTTCTGGGCTACTTGGTGTACCTACTGCGAGGACTACGACCAGAAGGTGTATACCGACGAAGATGTGAGGAACCAGCTCGAGGACTACGTCTTAGTGGGGGTCAACATGGATAGGAACGACGAGGTCACGGAACGTCTCAAACGTGAGTACGACGCCAATTACCCGCCACAGCACGTCATACTCACGCCCGACGGTGAGACTGTGACTGAAATCAACGGATACGCCAAGAAGGAGACATTCCTTAGGATACTCAAAAACGCTAAGAGGGAGGTCTAA
- the ccsA gene encoding cytochrome c biogenesis protein CcsA codes for MKAGNILIGLSAVAGIVSTLLLLYDYAKETERFTKVVSVLIPVTSFGLVSALVYLTYQFVTGDYTNLYVWENSADYLGLLYKVTGVYAANEGSILLWGAIASVVSAWAMVTKGIKGKHNKLVQSISVGVVAYFAGMLLTQSPFKSIYQEFPDAPQGFVPPDGSGLNPLLIDPFIAIHPPLMFTSYSLLIVPFGIGTAHFISKVRGDGGIFDDWIGSVMRWLRVSWLFLTVAITLGGIWSYRVLGWGGFWAWDPVETAILVPWLFLTATIHSVTNYRGNREYSILAPASISVVFALTVYTTTVVRSGVFRSVHSFATGGIGMSVLILMGATTLLGFVLPTGYWFLKKDESDSDETPDEWITRSNIIHLGVLLFGLLTFVSFWGLSFPVLRDMATGIEVSVDSKYYNLWSYPLIVITVLLAGFYMDYDVEGKKKSLMGLGLFSTATVVAALISPSSQWHLAETTVNDQIVYRSIGNVSVLSAVPPAVYLSFSVVKRLLSRISTSAGRNRKLKETGITVIHVGVAVLFVSVSFTYLFTVQSSVIVDGVNNIDDAEMYNVPDSDYSINVLGYEETRTPSVEESVTSPSEVPSLRSNVTTVGGTITEVRETGNLSMGRLGDTNVWVAMRSQGVIQKGDNAVARGRILRNILPQVEAVVFTSADSYGTMANPPEGVAEPRVRSNVLNIEVYENGKYVAAGEVSQSTFTRTRMTTNNVLIDRGLMKDIYVIGSIDSGTASITIKTIPLTNQVWFGVGLLVLGMSLVLVFDPRHGLIPAFRRRKDKTPSGDKKARATDD; via the coding sequence ATGAAAGCTGGAAATATACTCATAGGACTCTCAGCCGTAGCCGGGATAGTCTCGACTCTACTGCTTCTCTACGACTACGCTAAGGAGACAGAGAGATTCACGAAGGTCGTCTCGGTGCTCATACCCGTAACTTCGTTCGGTCTCGTCTCGGCACTCGTCTACCTGACATACCAGTTCGTGACAGGCGACTATACCAACCTCTATGTCTGGGAGAACTCCGCTGACTACCTAGGTCTTTTATATAAGGTCACAGGAGTATACGCCGCGAACGAAGGTTCGATACTCCTCTGGGGAGCGATAGCCTCAGTCGTCTCAGCCTGGGCTATGGTCACGAAAGGGATTAAAGGCAAACACAACAAGCTCGTACAGTCTATATCTGTTGGGGTCGTGGCGTACTTCGCCGGAATGTTACTCACACAGAGCCCTTTCAAGTCGATATATCAGGAGTTCCCTGATGCACCCCAGGGTTTCGTACCGCCCGACGGAAGCGGTCTAAATCCTCTCCTCATAGATCCTTTCATAGCTATACATCCTCCCCTGATGTTCACATCTTACTCTCTTCTCATAGTCCCGTTCGGAATAGGAACGGCACATTTCATCTCAAAGGTGCGCGGTGACGGCGGCATATTCGACGACTGGATAGGGAGTGTCATGAGATGGCTGCGAGTATCGTGGCTCTTTCTCACAGTCGCAATAACTCTCGGCGGTATCTGGTCGTACCGCGTCCTCGGATGGGGTGGATTCTGGGCATGGGATCCCGTCGAGACCGCGATACTCGTGCCATGGCTCTTCCTCACGGCGACGATACACTCGGTGACTAACTACCGTGGAAACAGGGAGTACAGCATACTCGCTCCTGCGTCGATATCTGTAGTATTCGCTCTCACGGTCTATACGACGACAGTCGTCAGAAGCGGTGTCTTCAGGAGTGTCCACTCGTTCGCGACGGGTGGTATTGGTATGTCGGTTCTGATACTCATGGGAGCCACGACTCTACTTGGCTTCGTGCTTCCTACGGGTTACTGGTTCCTCAAGAAGGACGAGTCGGACTCAGACGAGACTCCGGATGAGTGGATTACACGGTCGAACATCATCCATCTCGGCGTCCTCCTATTCGGACTCCTGACTTTCGTCTCGTTCTGGGGGCTCTCGTTCCCGGTTCTGAGAGACATGGCGACGGGAATCGAGGTCAGCGTCGACAGTAAGTACTACAACCTCTGGAGCTACCCACTCATCGTAATAACGGTTCTGTTAGCGGGATTCTACATGGACTACGATGTCGAGGGCAAGAAGAAGAGCCTGATGGGGCTCGGACTCTTCTCAACTGCGACGGTAGTTGCGGCGTTGATTTCACCTTCGAGTCAGTGGCACCTAGCCGAGACGACCGTCAACGACCAGATAGTCTACCGGAGTATAGGAAACGTCAGCGTCCTCTCTGCTGTTCCTCCCGCAGTCTATCTCTCGTTCTCAGTTGTAAAACGTCTCTTGAGTAGAATCTCGACTTCGGCGGGACGTAACCGTAAGCTCAAGGAGACGGGTATTACGGTGATACACGTCGGAGTCGCAGTCCTCTTTGTCTCGGTGTCATTCACATACCTCTTCACAGTACAGTCGTCGGTGATAGTCGACGGAGTAAACAACATTGACGACGCCGAGATGTACAATGTCCCCGACTCTGACTACTCAATAAACGTCCTCGGATACGAGGAGACACGGACGCCGTCGGTCGAGGAGTCGGTGACCTCCCCGAGTGAGGTTCCGAGCCTCAGATCGAATGTCACTACGGTGGGCGGCACTATCACGGAAGTTAGAGAGACAGGCAACCTCTCGATGGGGCGTCTCGGTGACACCAATGTCTGGGTCGCGATGAGGTCGCAGGGAGTCATACAGAAAGGCGACAACGCCGTAGCCCGGGGTAGAATTCTGAGAAACATACTGCCTCAAGTCGAGGCGGTCGTATTCACGAGTGCCGACAGCTATGGAACTATGGCGAATCCTCCTGAGGGTGTCGCAGAGCCGCGCGTGAGATCGAACGTCCTCAACATAGAGGTCTATGAAAACGGCAAATACGTCGCAGCCGGAGAAGTGAGTCAGAGTACATTCACGCGGACGAGGATGACCACTAACAATGTCCTGATAGACCGCGGTCTCATGAAGGACATATACGTCATAGGATCGATAGACAGCGGAACTGCCTCGATTACTATAAAGACTATCCCCCTGACGAACCAGGTCTGGTTCGGCGTGGGTCTCCTCGTCTTAGGGATGTCGCTCGTTCTAGTCTTTGATCCGAGACACGGCTTGATTCCGGCGTTTAGAAGGAGGAAAGACAAGACCCCGAGCGGGGACAAGAAGGCACGTGCTACCGACGACTGA
- a CDS encoding heme exporter protein CcmB: MTAREFLGVVYEVARKDVLLESRTKSTINSSVVFASLIVVVFSFAFVRRFENLGGVGRGALWIAFVFSGTVGMTRSASVEESDSAIEGLMLVPVDRSAIYVGKVLSTSLFVTVVGSLSLVLVTIFLDYPIGIAESPLVIGVVVVASLGFSSVGVLMSILSSKSNLSETVLPILLIPLMIPVLLSGIELTRVVTEGGSYAGWLRTLLVYDGIVFLAGLMTFGYVLEE; the protein is encoded by the coding sequence GTGACCGCGAGAGAGTTCTTGGGGGTTGTCTACGAGGTAGCACGCAAGGACGTTCTCTTGGAGTCACGAACTAAGAGTACGATAAACTCGTCTGTCGTCTTCGCGTCGCTGATAGTCGTCGTCTTCTCTTTCGCCTTCGTGAGACGTTTCGAGAACCTCGGGGGCGTCGGAAGAGGCGCGCTCTGGATCGCATTCGTCTTCTCGGGAACCGTCGGAATGACGCGCTCGGCGTCAGTCGAGGAGTCCGACTCGGCGATAGAGGGTCTAATGCTCGTCCCCGTAGACAGATCGGCAATCTACGTCGGTAAGGTTCTGAGTACATCGCTCTTCGTGACAGTAGTCGGAAGCCTCTCGCTCGTACTCGTGACTATATTCCTCGACTACCCCATAGGGATCGCCGAGTCACCTCTCGTCATCGGGGTCGTAGTCGTCGCGTCTCTCGGCTTCTCGTCGGTAGGTGTCCTGATGTCGATACTCAGCTCGAAGTCGAACCTGAGTGAGACGGTTCTTCCGATACTTCTGATACCTCTGATGATACCCGTACTCCTGTCGGGAATAGAGCTCACAAGGGTAGTCACAGAAGGTGGAAGCTACGCCGGATGGCTAAGAACCCTTCTCGTCTACGACGGAATAGTCTTCCTAGCGGGCTTGATGACCTTCGGCTACGTCTTAGAAGAGTAG
- a CDS encoding ABC transporter ATP-binding protein — translation MSLIEIDRVTKRYGRFEAVHKVDLGIDEGESVGLFGPNGAGKTSLLRMVATLSVPTDGSVYIDGEEVRGDKPEIRSRLGVVSHDSMLYDGFTARENLRLHARLHGVDPSEVRRRLKDVGLSSRGGDVVSGFSHGMRKRLSLARALLHNPEILLLDEPYAGLDQRSSETLRGILDDFTDRTVVMTTHSLEEGYNHCDRLVFLDQGRVKRDVDRSEFDSLDELESIYHSSVGIQKGGLE, via the coding sequence ATGTCTCTGATAGAGATCGACAGGGTGACGAAGAGGTACGGGAGGTTCGAGGCTGTCCATAAGGTCGATCTCGGGATAGACGAGGGGGAGTCGGTGGGTCTCTTCGGTCCCAACGGTGCGGGAAAGACGAGCCTTCTACGTATGGTAGCTACGCTCTCAGTGCCGACAGACGGGAGCGTCTACATAGACGGCGAAGAGGTCAGGGGTGACAAGCCCGAAATACGTAGCAGGCTCGGAGTCGTATCCCACGACTCGATGCTCTACGACGGATTCACGGCGCGCGAGAACCTGCGTCTCCACGCACGTCTCCACGGCGTCGACCCCAGCGAGGTTCGACGGAGGCTCAAAGACGTGGGTCTGTCGTCGAGAGGGGGCGACGTAGTCTCGGGCTTCTCCCACGGTATGAGAAAACGACTCTCGCTCGCGCGTGCTCTTCTCCACAACCCCGAGATACTCCTATTAGACGAGCCCTACGCCGGACTCGACCAGAGGTCTTCGGAGACCCTGAGGGGAATACTCGACGACTTCACCGACAGAACAGTGGTTATGACGACACACAGCTTAGAGGAGGGCTACAACCACTGTGACAGGCTCGTCTTCCTCGATCAGGGCAGGGTGAAACGTGACGTCGACAGGTCGGAGTTTGACAGCTTAGACGAACTCGAGTCGATCTACCATTCGTCAGTCGGAATACAGAAGGGGGGTCTGGAGTGA
- a CDS encoding cytochrome c biogenesis CcdA family protein: protein MAVSTTLPGITAAFVAGLLTVLTPCCIPMIPPLLSGSVGHRLRPVFIVSGSVITFTALGVASGTLGSLSPEALRLPSMVLIIAFGAVMADDDFYAVYSKYSSRVSSSASRAVDSFDSDEHPLASAFFLGLLLGAIWLPCVGPVLGAVLAYVGTTGDVVTSGSLLFVYGVGFSVPLLGIAYGGKTGGKALMEKLDMGTTEKIRQAAGYLLIATGVGILFEVDRLVMSVM, encoded by the coding sequence ATGGCTGTCTCGACTACTCTTCCGGGTATCACTGCGGCGTTCGTCGCGGGTCTACTCACGGTTCTGACACCATGCTGTATACCGATGATACCCCCGCTCCTCTCGGGAAGCGTGGGACACCGTCTCCGTCCCGTCTTCATAGTCTCAGGGAGCGTGATCACTTTCACGGCACTCGGCGTAGCGAGCGGAACTCTCGGCTCTCTGAGTCCCGAGGCTCTACGTCTCCCGTCGATGGTTCTCATAATCGCGTTCGGAGCCGTGATGGCGGACGACGACTTCTATGCGGTCTACTCGAAGTACTCGTCACGTGTCTCGTCTTCGGCGTCACGTGCGGTCGACTCTTTCGACTCCGACGAGCATCCTCTCGCGTCGGCATTCTTCCTCGGTCTCCTACTGGGAGCTATCTGGCTCCCGTGTGTCGGACCCGTCTTAGGAGCCGTACTCGCCTACGTCGGCACGACAGGCGACGTCGTAACTAGCGGATCGCTCCTCTTCGTATACGGCGTCGGCTTCTCAGTACCGCTTCTGGGGATAGCCTACGGAGGCAAGACCGGAGGCAAGGCTCTCATGGAGAAACTCGACATGGGAACGACCGAGAAGATACGTCAGGCGGCAGGCTACCTACTTATCGCTACGGGAGTCGGGATACTCTTTGAGGTCGACAGACTGGTAATGTCAGTCATGTGA
- the ccsA gene encoding cytochrome c biogenesis protein CcsA: protein MWSRVVKWGALVTGVVSLGLVFGYASKTMYGIEHQVNLIAYWHIAMAWTAAVALSVTFVGSVLYLRYGGRFWNNLAHSAGEIGFMFATLTLITGSIWGRIIWNSWWEWSDVRLVTFLIVWFIYAGYLIVYSASEKRRGGDGKYAAVYGIVGFVTVPISYISTSLWTPTFHEKTLGNPDVSANIDPTTLMVSLVAVSLLYAYLMTVRIDIHELEDRVILERETKKVRSDTR, encoded by the coding sequence ATGTGGAGCCGGGTGGTCAAGTGGGGTGCTCTCGTCACTGGAGTAGTGTCGCTGGGCCTCGTCTTCGGCTACGCTTCGAAGACTATGTACGGCATAGAACACCAGGTAAATCTAATCGCTTACTGGCACATAGCGATGGCGTGGACAGCCGCAGTCGCCCTCTCAGTGACATTCGTGGGAAGCGTGCTCTACCTGCGTTACGGCGGGCGTTTCTGGAACAACCTAGCCCACTCGGCGGGGGAGATAGGCTTCATGTTCGCTACTCTGACACTTATCACGGGAAGCATCTGGGGACGTATAATCTGGAACTCGTGGTGGGAGTGGAGCGACGTACGTCTAGTGACCTTCCTGATAGTCTGGTTCATATACGCGGGATACCTCATAGTCTACTCCGCGAGCGAGAAGAGGAGGGGAGGCGACGGGAAGTACGCCGCGGTCTACGGCATAGTCGGCTTCGTGACCGTCCCGATATCGTACATATCGACTTCGCTGTGGACTCCAACATTCCACGAGAAGACTCTCGGTAACCCCGATGTGAGTGCCAACATAGACCCGACGACACTCATGGTCTCGCTCGTCGCGGTGAGTCTCCTGTATGCCTACCTCATGACGGTACGTATAGACATACATGAGCTTGAGGACAGGGTCATACTCGAAAGAGAAACGAAGAAGGTAAGATCAGACACGAGGTAG
- a CDS encoding CcmD family protein, with translation MEPLLLVGYSLIFIGIFIYTLFMRRRIKRLEQRVADLRDDS, from the coding sequence ATGGAGCCACTTCTACTAGTCGGATACAGCCTAATCTTCATAGGCATATTCATCTACACCCTCTTCATGAGGAGACGTATAAAACGTCTGGAGCAGAGAGTCGCCGACCTACGTGACGACTCTTAG
- a CDS encoding helix-turn-helix domain-containing protein, protein MDSSESEVLEALGNKYNPEILDSARRPKSAQELSDELDIPIATCYRRIEELQDTGLLELEDRVLSDEGRRTKVYRTQVNEIRILFEGNGTPTIEMDEITDAEEKLVDIWDDLKRQ, encoded by the coding sequence ATGGACTCGTCTGAGTCTGAGGTTCTGGAGGCTCTCGGGAACAAGTACAACCCCGAGATTCTCGACTCGGCGCGGAGACCCAAGTCCGCCCAGGAGCTCAGCGACGAACTCGACATACCCATAGCCACGTGTTACCGCAGGATAGAGGAGCTTCAGGACACAGGTCTCCTCGAACTCGAAGACAGGGTTCTCTCCGACGAGGGAAGACGTACTAAGGTCTACAGGACACAGGTCAACGAGATACGTATACTCTTCGAGGGGAACGGAACACCCACGATAGAGATGGACGAGATAACCGACGCAGAGGAGAAACTGGTCGATATCTGGGACGACCTCAAACGTCAGTGA
- a CDS encoding ribonuclease P protein component 4 encodes MTKTEEEIAEERIHRLFSLADEIYHSDCDEASEYADKYVERAREIGMRCRVSLPRRLKRRVCPGCGSFLVYGDNSRVRVDDGRVAVTCQTCCETTRYPYGDGEDR; translated from the coding sequence GTGACAAAGACGGAAGAGGAAATCGCAGAGGAAAGAATACATCGGCTCTTCTCTCTCGCCGACGAGATATACCACTCCGACTGCGATGAGGCGAGCGAGTACGCCGACAAGTACGTTGAGAGGGCGCGTGAGATAGGCATGAGATGTCGTGTCTCGCTTCCACGGAGACTCAAGAGACGTGTCTGTCCCGGCTGCGGAAGCTTCCTCGTCTACGGCGACAACTCACGTGTCCGTGTCGACGACGGACGCGTGGCTGTGACGTGTCAGACCTGCTGTGAGACGACGAGGTATCCCTACGGAGACGGAGAGGACAGATAG